The DNA segment GCGTTTGGCGTCGGCCAGCACCAGCACCCCGGCCCCGCGCAGCGCGGCGATGGTGCGTTCCAGCACCGCGTACCCGGCGGCGCCGTAGGCCTCGAAAAACGCCACCTGGGGTTTGACCACCGCGAAACCGGCGAAGGCCCGCACGCAGATGTCGCAGAACGCGGCCAACCCGTCGATGGTGGCCGGCAGCTCCCAGGCCCGCAGCAGCTCGGGGTGCGGATCGATGCCCAGGCACAGCGGGCCGCGGCGCGCCTTTGCCTCGGCCAGCCGGAGGCCGAACCCGGTCACCGCTCGGCGCCCCCGATCACCCGGTGCAGCTCCTGCAGTGACCGCACCCCGATGTCGCCGCGGATTCCCGCCTCGATGCCCTGCACGGCCGCGGATGCGCCCTGCACCGTGGTGATGCAGGGGATGTTGCCGGCCACCGCCGCCGAGCGGATCTCATAGCCGTCGATGCGCGGTCCGGAGTTGCCGTAGGGGGTGTTGATGACCATGTCGACCTCGCCGGCCCGGATGGCGTCCACCGCCGACATCGCCGGACGGCCGGGCTGCGCCGGCTCGAAATGTTTGCGGACCTCGTCGCAGGGAATACCGTTGCGGCGCAGCATCTCTGCGGTGCCTTCGGTGGCAAGAACGCGAAAGCCCAGATCGGCCAGCCGCTTGACCGGAAACACCAGCGACCGCTTGTCCCGGTTGGCAACCGACACGAACACCGTCCCCTGGGCCGGCAGCGAGCCGTAGGCGGCGGTCTGGCTCTTGGCGAACGCGCTGCCGAAATCGCGGTCGATCCCCATGACCTCGCCGGTCGATTTCATCTCCGGACCGAGCAGGGAATCGATCGCCGCCCCGTCGGCGCGCCGGAACCGGTGGAAGGGCAACACGGCTTCCTTGACCGCGATGGGGGCGTGCGGGCCGGCGTTGGCACCGTCCCCACAGGCGGCCAGCATTCCCTCGGCGCGCAGCTGGGCGATGCTGGCGCCCAACATGATCCGGGCGCATGCCTTGGCAAGGGGCACGGCTGTGGCTTTGGATACAAAAGGAACGGTACGGCTCGCTCTCGGATTGGCCTCCAGCACGTAGAGCACGTCGTCTTTCAGCGCGTACTGCACATTGAGCAGGCCCACCACGCCGATGCCATGGGCAATGGCCTCGGTGGCCGCGCGCACCTTCTCGATGTCGCTGCGGCCCAGCGTCACCGGCGGCAGCGCACAGGCCGAATCACCGGAGTGGATGCCGGCCTCCTCGATGTGCTCCATGATCCCGCCGAGGTAGACCTCGGCGCCGTCGCACAATGCGTCCACGTCGATCTCGACCGCGTCCTCCAGGAAGCGGTCGACCAGCACCGGGTGCTCGGGGGAGAGCTGGGTGGCGCGGGTGATGTAGCCCTGCAGGGTCTGCTCGTCGTAGACGATCTCCATGCCGCGACCACCCAGCACATACGACGGCCGTACCAGCACCGGGTAGCCGATCTCCTCGGCGATCCGGCGGGCCTGGGCGAAAGTGGTTGCGGTGCCGTACTTTGGCGCCGGCAGTCCGGCCGCGTTCAGCAGGTCGCCGAACGCGCCGCGGTCCTCGGCCAGGTCAATGGCCTCCGGCGGGGTGCCCACGATCGGGACGCCGGCGTCGGCGAGCCGTTGCGCCAGCCCGAGCGGGGTCTGGCCGCCGAGCTGCACGATGACGCCGGACACTCCCGGGCCGCCGGCGGCCGACCGCGTCTCGGCGTGGTAGACCTCCAGGACGTCCTCGAACGTCAGCGGCTCGAAGTACAACCGGTCGGCGGTGTCGTAGTCGGTGGACACCGTCTCCGGGTTGCAGTTGACCATGACCGTCTCAAAACCGGCCTGGCTCAATGTGGTTGCCGCATGCACGCAGCTGTAGTCGAACTCGATGCCCTGCCCGATCCGGTTGGGCCCGGATCCCAGGATCAGCACCTTCGGCTTGTCGGTCTGCGGGGCCACCTCGGTCTCGGCGGCGGGGTCGAGCTCGTAGCTGCTGTAGTGGTAGGGCGTCTTGGCCTCGAACTCCGCCGCGCAGGTGTCCACCGTCTTGTACACCGGGTGGATGCCCAGCCGGGTGCGCAGTGACCGCACCCCGTTTTCCCCGGCCAATTCCGGTCGCAGCGCAGCGATCTGGCGATCCGACAGTCCGCTGTGCTTGGCGCATCGCAGCAGGTCGGCGTCCAGCACGGGTGCCTCGACGAGCTCGTTGCGCAGGTTTACCAGCTCGTTGATCTGGGCGATAAACCATGGGTCGACACCGCTGGCCTCGGACACCCGTTCCACCGTCGCACCCAGCCGCAGCGCCAGTTCGATGTCGTAGAGCCGGCCCTCGGTCGGGGTTTGCAGCCGGGTCAGGGCGCCCTCGACGCCGCCGTCGGGGTCCGGGGCCGTCCAGAACCCGGCGCGGGTCGTCTCCAGCGAGCGCATTACCTTGCCGAGCGCCTCGACGAAGTTGCGGCCCAACGACATTGCCTCGCCGACGGATTTCATCGTGGTGGTCAGCGTCGGATCGGCGCCGGGGAATTTCTCGAACGCGAACCGCGGAGCCTTGACCACGATGTAGTCCAGGGTTGGTTCGAAGCAGGCCGGCGTTTGCATGGTGATGTCGTTGACGATCTCGTCGAGGGTGTAACCGATGGCCAGCTTGGCGGCGATTTTGGCGATCGGGAAGCCGGTGGCCTTGGACGCCAGCGCACTTGACCGCGACACCCGGGGGTTCATCTCGATGACGATCAACCGGCCGTCGCGCGGGTTGACCGCGAACTGGATATTGCAGCCGCCGGTGTCCACGCCGACCTCGCGCAGGATCGCGATGCCCAGGTCGCGCATCCGCTGGTATTCCCGGTCGGTCAGCGTCATCGCCGGCGCGACGGTGACCGAGTCGCCGGTGTGCACGCCCATCGGGTCGACGTTTTCGATTGAGCACACCACCACCACGTTGTCGTGGCCGTCGCGCATCAGCTCGAGTTCGAATTCCTTCCAGCCGTAGATCGATTCCTCGATGAGCACGTTGGCGCTGGGTGAGGCCGCCAGCCCGGCGCCGGCCATCCGATCGACGTCCTCGGCGCTGTGCGCCATGCCCGAGCCCAGCCCACCCATGGTGAAGCTGGGCCGCACCACCACCGGCAGGCCGAGTTCAGCGACTGTCTCGCGCACTTCGTCCATGGTGAAACAGACTCGGCTGCGGGCGGATTCGCCGCCCACCTTGGTGACGATGTCCTTGAACCGTTGCCGGTCCTCGCCGCGCTGGATGGCGTCGAAATCGGCGCCGATCAGCTCGACGCCGTAGCGTTCCAGCACCCCGCTCTCGTATAGCGCGACCGCGGTGTTGAGCGCGGTCTGCCCGCCCAGGGTGGCCAGCAGCGCGTCGATCCTGTTGCCGCGCTCGGCCTGCTGGGCGATCACCCGCTTCACAAACGCCGGCGTGATCGGCTCGACATAGGTGTGGTCGGCGAACTCCGGGTCGGTCATGATGGTGGCCGGGTTCGAGTTGACCAGGCTGACCTGCAATCCCTCGGCGCGCAGCACCCGGCACGCTTGGGTGCCGGAGTAGTCGAACTCGCAGGCCTGCCCGATGACGATCGGCCCCGAACCGATCACCAGCACGTGGTGCAAGTCAGTCCGCCGCGGCACTAGCGGCCCTCCCCCGCCATCAGGTCGACGAACTGGTCGAACAGGTACTCCGCGTCGTGTGGGCCGGCGGCGGCCTCCGGGTGGTATTGCACCGAAAACGCCCGCCCGTCTTTGAGTTTCACGCCCTCGACCACACCGTCGTTGGCGCAGGTGTGGCTGACCACCGCCGGGCCGAACGGAGTGTCGAAGGACTGGCCCGCCTCCCCCTCGAGGGCAAAGCCGTGGTTTTGCGCGGTCACCGCGACCCGCCCGGTGGCGTGGTCGACGACCGGCACGTTGATCCCGCGGTGACCGAACACCATCTTGTAGGTCGACAGGCCCAGCGCCCGCCCCAGGATCTGGTTGCCGAAACAAATGCCGAACAACGGGATTCCGGCGCCCAGCACCTCGCGGGTGAGCGCGACGACGTGATCGGCGGTGGCCGGGTCGCCGGGGCCGTTGGACAAGAAGACGCCATGCGGGTTGAGTTCGGCGATCTGCTCGAAGGTGGCCGACGCCGGCAGCACGTGGCTGCGGACCCCACGCCGGGCGAAGTTGCGCGGGGTGTTGGTCTTGATACCAAGGTCCAGGGCTGCGACGGTAAACCTCGAAACGCCCCGTGGCCCGTCGGGTTCGACGACATAGGGCTGCGCGGTGCTGACCTCGCCGGCCAGATCGGCGCCCAGCATCGGCCGCTGGGCGCGCACCCGCTCGATCAGCTCGTCGAGGTCGGCGAGCGCCGCGCCGGAGAATACCCCCGCCTTCATCGACCCGCGGCTACGCAGATGCCGCACCACCGCCCGGGTGTCGATGCCGGCGATCCCGACGATGCGCTGGCGGATCAGCTCGTCCTCCAGCGTGCCGGTGGCGCGCCAGTTGGACGCCCGCGGCGACGGGTCGCGCACCGCGTAGCCGGCGACCCAGATCCGCTCGCCCCGGCTCTCGGCGTCCTCGCCGTTCCAGCCGGTGTTGCCGATCTGCGGCGCGGTGGCCACCACGATCTGGCGGTGGTAGCTGGGATCGGTCAACGTTTCCTGGTAGCCGGACATGCCGGTGGAAAACACGGCCTCGCCTAGTGTCTGGCCGATCGCGCCGAACGGTGTTCCGGTGAATACCCGGCCGTCCTCGAGGACCAACACAGCTTTGCTCACACGGCCTCCAGCCACACCGCGTACTCGTCGCGGTTGTCCGTCCGAAACCCGGTGTCGATCTCGGTGCCCGACGGCAGCTGCCATCGGATCGCCAGGATGCCATCGCCGAGTACCACCTTGCCGGCGATGCCGCGCTCGGTCCGGATGGCGGTGATCGACTCCTGTGGAATCCAAATCGGTTGGGAATGAACGCGTTCCACCATGATGCCCGCGGGATGGCGGGTCAGCACCGCCCTGCTGCGGTAGCCGAGATCGCCGACGGTGACCCGCTCGTTCCAGGCCGGCGACAGCGTGCAGCCCACATACAGGCCGCGGGTGGTGAGGGTCGCCGGGCCCATGTCGTGGGGCGGGTCGGGCAGGGCGCCGATCAGCGGCGCCTGCCGCTGCGCCCGGCGCCGCCAGCCGCGCATCATCAGCCGGATCGTCACCGCGATCACCAGCACCACCGTCGCCGCCAAGATCAGCGACCCCACCAGCGTGCCGGAGTTCATGCGCGCCGCCCCTCTCCCCCGCAAGCGGGTGGGGATACCTGCCACTTGTGGGGGCGTACCCCCACATCGCTCTTTTGCTCTGCATCGTCGCCGGCGCGGTTCATCCCGGACTCTTCCCGTCCCGCGCGGTGACCTTCCCGCGCAGCAGCGTCGCCGTCACGGTCGCCGGCAAGCTCATCGACTCGAACGGCGTGTTGGCCGACCGGCTGGCCAGGTCGGCGCCGGCCACCGTCCAGGTGGCATCGGGGTCCACCACGGTCAGGTTGGCCGGCTCCCCCACCTCCAGCGGCCGACCTTGGTCGGGCAAGCCGACGATCCGGGCCGGGTTCTCGCTCATCACCCGCGCGACGTCGCGCCAGCTCAACAGCCCCGGCGCCACCATCGTCCGCACCACCACCGACAGCGCCGTCTGCAACCCCAGCACGCCGGGACGCGCCGCGGCGAACTCGACGCATTTCTCGTGCTCGGCGTGCGGGGCATGGTCGGTGGCCACACAGTCGATGATCCCGTCGGCCAGCGCCTGGCGCAGCGCGATGGCATCGGAGGCTTCGCGCAGCGGCGGGTTGACCCGGTTCACCCCGTCATAGCTTGCCAGCCGGCTGTCGTCGAGCAGCAGGTGATGCGGGGTGACCTCGGCGGTGATCGAAATGCCTTGTTCCTTAGCCCATTTCAGTATCGCGACGGTGCCCGCGGTCGAGGCGTGGCAGATGTGCACGCGGGCGCCCGCGTCGCGGGCCAGCAGGGTGTCGCGGGCGACGATCGATTCTTCGGCGGCCCGCGGCCAGCCCGCCAGGCCCAGCCGCGCCGCCGTGGGCCCCTCGTGCGCGACGGCGCCGACGGTGAGCCTGGGCTCCTCAGCGTGCTGGGCGATGAGCACCCCCAGCCCGGTGGCGTATTCCAGGGCCCGGCGCATCACCAGCGGGTCATGCACGCAGACTCCGTCGTCGGAGAACATCCGCACCTGGGCGGCGCCGGCGGCCATCATGCCCATCTCGGTCAACTCGGCGCCGGCCAGCCCGACGGTGACCGCGCCGACGGGGTGCACGTCGACCAGACCGACCTGCTGGCCGCGGTGCCAGACGTGGTCGGTGACCACCGGACTGTCGGCCACCGGGTCGGTGTTGGCCATCGCGAACACCGCGGTGTAGCCTCCGAGAGCCGCTGCCGCCGAACCGGTTTCGATGTCCTCGGCATATTCGCGGCCGGGCTCACGCAGGTGGGTGTGCAGGTCGACCAGTCCGGGTAACAGCACCTGCCCGGTGGCGTCGATGACGTCTGCGGTATCCGGGATGGCCAGTCCGGGGCCGATGCCGGCGATCTGGCCCTCGTAGCCGGGACTGTCGACCAGCACGTCGACCCGCTTCCCCTCGCCGTAGAGGCGCACACCGCGGATCAGTACCGTCATGCGACGTCCGCCTCCGTCCCGACCAAGACGTGGAACAGCACCGCCATCCGCACATGCACCCCGTTGGAAACCTGGTGCAGCACTGCCGACTGCGACGAGTCTGCCACCGCGGAGGTGATTTCCATGCCGCGCAGCATCGGCCCGGGATGCAGCACCACGGCATGGCCGGGCAGCATCACCTGGCGCCGCGCGGAAAGCCCGTAGCGGGTCGAATACTCCCGCACCGAGGGGAAGAAACCACCGGTCATCCGCTCGGCCTGGACCCGCAACATCATGACCGCGTCGGCGGCGGGCAGCTCGGCATCGAAATCGTGGGAGACGGTGACGGGCCAGCCGTCCACCCCCACCGGCAGCAACGTCGGTGGCGCCACCAGCACCACCTCCGCGCCCAACGTGTGCAGCAGCGTGACGTTGGAGCGGGCGACCCGGCTGTGCAGGATGTCGCCGACGATCACCACGCGCCGGCCTTCGATGCCGCCCAGGCGCTGCCGGATGGTCAACGCGTCCAGCAGCGCCTGGGTCGGGTGCTCGTGGGTGCCGTCACCGGCATTGATCACCGACGGACCGTCACCGTGGGCCGCTGTCCAGTCGGCCAGCAGATGCGCGGCCCCGGATGCCGGATGGCGGATGATCAGCGCGTCGGCACCGGCGGCGCGCAGCGTGAGCGCGGTGTCGCGCAGCGACTCGCCCTTGCCCACCGACGAGCCGGCCGCGCTGACATTGATCACGTCGGCGCTCATCCACTTGCCGGCCACCTCGAACGACACCCGGGTGCGGGTCGAGTTCTCGTAGAACATCGTGACCACGGTGCGCCCGCGCAGCGTCGGCAGCTTCTTGATCTCGCGACCCACCAGCGCCTGCGCGAACCGGTCGGCGTCGTCGAGGATGGCCGTGGCGTCGTCGCGGCTTAAATCGCCGGCGGTTAGCAGGTGTCGGCTCACGAGGCGCCGTCCCGGGAGATGACCACGCCGTCGCGACCGTCGTGCTCACGCAGCCGCACGTGTACGCTCTCACCGCGCGAGGTGGGCACGTTCTTGCCGACGTAGTCGGCACGCACCGGCAGTTCGCGGTGGCCGCGGTCGACCAGCACGGCCAGTTGCACGGCGCGTGGCCGGCCCACGTCCCGCAGCGCGTCCAGGGCGGAGCGCACCGAGCGGCCGGAATAGAGCACATCGTCGACGAGGATCACCAGCGCGTCGTCGATGCCGCCGGCCGGGATCGAGGTGGCCTCCAGCGGACGTGGCGGCTTGATCATCAGGTCGTCGCGGTAGAGGGTGATGTCCAGCGCCCCGTGGCCCACGGTGACACCGCTGTATTGGCCGATATTGGTGGCCAGACGACTGGCCAGGGTCACGCCGCGAGTGGGGATGCCCAGCAGCACCACCCGCGGGGCGTCGGGACTGTCGAGCGCGGTCTTTTCGATGATCTGGTGCGCCATGCGGGAGATGGTGCGGCCGACGTCGGCCGCGGACATCAACTCCCTGCCGGTGGCGCCGGTGGCACCCATGCGGAACCCTGACCTCCTTCTCCGCCTCACCGGACGGATCGTTAAAGGATGTCGACTGCCCGGGAGCGTAGCACGCCCCCCCCCCCCGCGGCGACGATGCGGGGCGCGCAGCGGCCCGAGGAGGAGCGCGGCAACGGCGTGGTGATATGGCATGTGCCAGCGCTTTGGGGCGGCACATCATGACCGCCGCCGGTGCTGGTGTGACGGCTGGGACGCCCGTGATCGGCAGCGCCCGCACCCAACTGGGCGCGCAGGTTAGGCTTGGAAAAATGGCAAGGTCTTCATCTTCGGGCTCTTCCCGTCTCGATTTCGACGCCCTCTACCGCGGCGAGAGTCCCGGCGAAGGCCTGCCGGCGGTGACCACGCCACCCTGGGACACCAAGGCGCCCAAGGAGAATGTCATCGCGTGGCAGACCGCCGGCTGGGTGCACGGCGACGTGGTGGACATGGGCTGCGGGCTCGGCGACAACGCGATCTACCTGGCCCAGCACGGATACCGGGTGACCGGGCTGGACATCTCCCCGACCGCGCTGATCACCGCCGAGCGCCGGGCCGCCGACGCCGGGGTGGACGTGAAGTTCGCCGTGGCCGACGCCACCACGCTGCACGACTACACCAACGCCTTCGACACCGTCATCGACAGCGGCATGTTCCACTGCCTCGACGACGACGGCAAGCGCAGCTACGCCGCCGCCGTGCACCGCGCCACCCGCCCGGGCGCCACCCTGTTGCTCAGCTGCTTTTCCGACGCCAACCCGCCCGACGAGCAATGGCCGCGGCCGGCGGTGTCCGAACAGACGCTGCGGGAAGTCCTCGGCGGCGCCGGCTGGGACATCGCCTCGCTGCAGCCCGTCACGGTGCGCCGCGAACTGGACGGGAACGAGGTGGAGATGGCGTTCTGGTATCTGCGGGCGCACCGGCGCGACTAACCCGGGTCGTACCCCTGGCGGCCCTCGTGCGCCCAGGCCAGCAGATCCGGCGGGGCGAGCTGGTTGATGCGGTGGTTGTAGCGCCAGCACTCGGCATAGCCGAGGTACCGTTGCCACTCTCCGCTGCCGCCCCTGCGGAAGAATCGTTCGTCGCTGCGCCAGATGCCGTCGGTGGTGTTGGGGGCGATTTCTGAGGCGCGCGAACGCATCGCAGCCAGGGTGGCGTACCGGGCCAGCTCCCGGGCACGATCGCGGCTCACGTCGAATCTCAGCACCGCGGCCAGCCGGAGCAACTCTCCCACCAGGTCGCGCTGGTAGTCGGCGTAGTGGAACAGGGCCACGTTGGGCAGCTGGCGGCGCTCCCAGACCTTGCCGTATTGGTGCAGCACGTTGGCGAGCGTGCCAATCCCCTGGGGGGGCGTGAACCCCACCCCGGGGGGCGGCAAAGCCGGCCCCTCCAGCCAGTGCCGGAACTCCTCGGCCGCGCTGCGCGCCCCGGCCGGCTCGGGGCCCGGGGGGCCGAATCGCTGGTGGGGCGGCACCGCGGCCTCGTGTAGCGCCCGCATCCGGTCACGATCCATGTTCGCGGCTTGGAACAGCATCGACACCGCCGCATCGCGCGGATCACGTCCCACACACAGGTAGCTGACCCGATCGTCGAGCACCAACCCGTCCAGCGGCGTGTGGGTCTTGATGAACCGGCGGTGCCGCTGGGCGTCGAGGACGGCGACGACCTGCTCGATCGGACGAATGGTTTGGTCGAGCCACGGGGATATCGTCGACAACGGCCCGGGCAGCTCCGGCCCGTCGAAGACAAGCAGCGACACCAGCCGCTGTGTCCAGGTCATGCCGCACTTGGGTGGTGTGGAGATGATGATGTCACCGTCGCGCAATTGCAGCGCGTCCCACCGCAGGTTGTCGGTCATCAACTCGCGGTACAAGACCCGGTCGGCCACCGGATGCCTCTCGTTCACCGCGGTCACCTCCGGATGATGTCGAAGAGCATGCCTTCGACGGTGACGCCCGGTGCGAAAGCAAACGCCATACCCGTGGAGATTGCCTTTGCCGATTCCGCATGCCGCACCATCATGTCCAACACGAAGATCAGCGAGACGCTGAGCATGTTGCCGAACCGTGCCAGCACCTGCCAGCTCTGCCCGGCCCGCTCCGAGGAAATCCCCAGCGAGCGCACCGATTGCTCGATGATCTTGGGCCCGCCCGGATGAATCGCCCACAGATCGATGTCGGATTTCTGTAACCCGTTGTCCCGCAAGACCTCTGCGACTATCGAAGCGACGCCGGCGTAGATGTAGTCGGGAAGATTCTCGGACAGCTCGCAGGTGATGCCGTTGTGGTTGACGCCCAGCACGATGCCGTCTTCGGCGTCGTCGAGCAACTGGCTGAAGCCGCTGCGGATCACCACGCTGCCCGGCTCGAGTTTTTCCTGAACCTGGCTGGCGCCGATCACCAGTGCCCCGCAGCCGTCACCGAACAGGCTGTGAATGACGACGTTGTTGATGTCGTCGGCGAAAACGGCGTTCACCGAGCACAATTCGATGCACACCACCATCGCCTTCATGGCCGGGTGGGCGCGGACGTAGGTCGCGGCGATGCGGATGGCGTTGATCGCGGCCGCACATCCCATGAAGTTGACCACCACCCGCGACACCGACCGCGACAGGCCGAGTTCCTTGACGAGCGCGACATCCACACCCGGAGCGATGAATCCGGTGCTGGTGACGAACACCAGCAGGCCGATCTCACCGACGCCGTAGGCAAGGCCGGCCAGGGCACGCCGGCTCACGTCGACCGCCAGCGGAACCGCGTGCTGGTAGAACAGGTTCATCCGGTCCCGGATCGTTGCCGGATCCCGCCGGAAGGCATCGAACTCTGCGTCGAGAGGATCCACCGCCATCCGGCGGGTGGCGATCCGCGTCTTCTGATACACCCGCGGAATCCGTTCCCGCTGCGCGGGATCGAGGAACAGCCTGGCAACCCGCTCGGCCGCGGCGCACTGATTGACCACCCGGCTGGGCGCACCCGTCGCGATGCCTTCAACGACGGCCACCGTGGTCGGCGGGGCCGGCGGCAGCCGGGACAGGTCATACCGCGGTTGGTCGGCGGCCGGGCGCAGGGCGCCCCCCTCGGCCGGCGCGTTCATACCGACCCGATTCCGACGAAGCCCGAAACCACGTAGCCGGCGCTGGCTTTGAGGGCCGCGGGTGAGCAGTGCTCGCGGATGACGCCCCAGCGCCGTTCCTTGGCCTGACGGGAGGGCGACAGCAGGTATCTGCGGCACAGCTTCGGCAGCCGGTCGGTGACGAAACTCTTTGCGGGAAGCCACTCGACGCCGAACTTGGCCGCCTCTTCGCGCACCACGTCCTCGGTGACGATGTTGGCGAACCCGCTGCGCTGGAACGGCAGGACGTGATGAACGCGGTGCGAACTCAGGCCGGCCGACAAGAAGCAGTCGACGTAGCGATTCCCGACCACCATCAGGTCGTTGGCATGCACGACTTGGTCGACGCCCCAATCCTGCCCGGTGGGGGTCTCGTCGTCGGCGTCCTCGAACTCGTGGCTGGCCACCACCAGCAGGGTGCTGACCCACAGGGTCGCGACGAATTGCAGTGCCCAGGCCCAGAAGTCGCCCGCCAGTGCGAAGACCACCAGCTCACCGACCAGCAGCAGACGGACGCCCGAAGACCCGAGGAAGTGCGCCAACGCGCCACGCCAGGTTCCGTAGGTCTGCTCGACGCCAACCTTGCGGGTGATCCGCCAGACGTCGGCGATCCGGATGGCCATGCCGCTGACCAGGTGGCCGAACTTGTGAATGGTATGTACCGGAACGCGATACAGCCTGGGTAGCCGCATCATCATGGTGAAGACGTTCTTCTTGATGTCCACGTCGCTCTGGGTGTACGGGTGGTGCAGCAGGGTGTGCCCGTCGGCGGTGACCAAGGCCAACGCGACGTAGTTCATGTCGAAGGCGTTGGCCAACGCCCTGGTGATGCCCCGTTGCGCGCGATGCAACGCGTAATGACCAAACCCGGCCAGCGAGTTGCGCAGCAGGACCATCGCAATGACGAAGGCCGGCAACGGCATCCACCGGGATTCGGCCAGGCGCACACCCTGGACCGCGACGTAGGCGACGGCAAGTACCACCACCACGACGTTGAAGAGGGTGTCCATGCGCTTGATCCGCACGGCCAGCGCGGGCTCGTCAAGGCGCGCTTTGACGCGGTGCATCAAGTCGTTTCGGTTGTCGAAGCGGTAGTTCGGTGTGTCCCGCCAGCTGTTGAAGTCGTCCTTGAACAGGAATGGCGGGGCATTGTGCTTGGGATGGATGTCCCGTGGCGTTGCCTCCCGGCCCAACGCAAACCGGCGCTGCAGGATCCGCTCGATCTTGGCCGGATCCCGGTGGTAGGACGCGACGATCGCGGTGATGTCGCGGTTTCTGGTGCGGCCAATGAAGAAGGCCCCGCCGGGATGTTTGGCGATCCAATCGGTCAGGTCGTATGCGCGCCCGTGGTAAACCCACACGTCCGACAGCGGTTGCCCACCCGGCGGAGGACCGGGGCGCGGACCGGGGTCGCGCTCCTCAACGTCGGGGAGGTTGTTCGTCATTGCTGTTCCTCCAGGTCTATCGGGGGAAATCGGGCGCTGGCCGGCGGTTCCGAGCGAGCTTTCCCATGGTGGGGCAATGTTCTTGGAGGATTCTCAAGGGATTTCCGGACCGGCGAAATACCGTGCCTCGATGAGGCCGCACCGGATCCGCTGCGCGTCAGGCGTGAACCGCGGACGAGAACCGGCCCGGGGACCGCCGGCGGCCGCTGGAGCACGCGAGCCACCGTGCGGCGGTGGCGGACCGGTTCCCGATCCGCAGGTCACCGGCGCGGCTATCCCGTCGGGTTGGGGATGGTGACCGGCGCTCCCCAATCGGACAGCGTGATATCGACGTTGCCCTGGCCCTTGGTGATGACCATCCGCATCAGGTTCGCGGCGGGTGCCGGAGTGGAGGCGTTGACGTCAACAATCCACACGGTGATCGGGAGGGTCCCCCCGCCTTTGCCCAACTGAGGCACGATCGGATCGATCACCGCGGCGGCGATGGTTCCGGACACCTTGACGGTGGCCACGCCGTTGACCGTCTCGTTGCCCTCGACCTTGGGGTCCTGCACCTGCGCGACGGCGGCGCCCAGACCCCGGTCCTTGTCGAGGATGATGCCCGGGTCGTAGATCTTTTCCGCCGGGCCGACCGAGGTGTAGCCGCCGCCGTCGCCCTTGGTGTACATGGTCTTGTTGGTGACCAGGAATTGGGTGTCGACCGCCGGGGTGTTGGGCTGCATCCGAACCTTGGCCGTGCCGACCGCTTGGCCGTTGCCCTGCGGCTGGTTGGTCACGTCGGCGTCGACGCTCTCAAACGGCAGCGTGGAAAGGTTGTTGACGGCCACCGTCAGGTGGACCGAACGCAGGGCCTTGGTCGCCTTGGAGCTGTCCTGCAGGATCTGCGCGGCTTGCGGCGAGGGCGCGCCGGACGTCACGGTCGCCGCCGAGGTACCCGTCGGGCCGGCCGTCGGCGAGGTGGCGGTGGTCGATTTCTTTCCGCAGCCGGTGATGACGGTTGCCAAAAGTGCTGTCGCGACCAAGATCACGATTGACCCCAGGGTCACGGGTGGAAGGGAACTGCGTCGGTGGGAGCTTTGCGCGTGTGCGATCAAGCCATTCATGGCCAGCCTTTGCTGAGT comes from the Mycobacterium shinjukuense genome and includes:
- the carA gene encoding glutamine-hydrolyzing carbamoyl-phosphate synthase small subunit; translation: MSKAVLVLEDGRVFTGTPFGAIGQTLGEAVFSTGMSGYQETLTDPSYHRQIVVATAPQIGNTGWNGEDAESRGERIWVAGYAVRDPSPRASNWRATGTLEDELIRQRIVGIAGIDTRAVVRHLRSRGSMKAGVFSGAALADLDELIERVRAQRPMLGADLAGEVSTAQPYVVEPDGPRGVSRFTVAALDLGIKTNTPRNFARRGVRSHVLPASATFEQIAELNPHGVFLSNGPGDPATADHVVALTREVLGAGIPLFGICFGNQILGRALGLSTYKMVFGHRGINVPVVDHATGRVAVTAQNHGFALEGEAGQSFDTPFGPAVVSHTCANDGVVEGVKLKDGRAFSVQYHPEAAAGPHDAEYLFDQFVDLMAGEGR
- a CDS encoding dihydroorotase, with the protein product MTVLIRGVRLYGEGKRVDVLVDSPGYEGQIAGIGPGLAIPDTADVIDATGQVLLPGLVDLHTHLREPGREYAEDIETGSAAAALGGYTAVFAMANTDPVADSPVVTDHVWHRGQQVGLVDVHPVGAVTVGLAGAELTEMGMMAAGAAQVRMFSDDGVCVHDPLVMRRALEYATGLGVLIAQHAEEPRLTVGAVAHEGPTAARLGLAGWPRAAEESIVARDTLLARDAGARVHICHASTAGTVAILKWAKEQGISITAEVTPHHLLLDDSRLASYDGVNRVNPPLREASDAIALRQALADGIIDCVATDHAPHAEHEKCVEFAAARPGVLGLQTALSVVVRTMVAPGLLSWRDVARVMSENPARIVGLPDQGRPLEVGEPANLTVVDPDATWTVAGADLASRSANTPFESMSLPATVTATLLRGKVTARDGKSPG
- the carB gene encoding carbamoyl-phosphate synthase large subunit; the encoded protein is MPRRTDLHHVLVIGSGPIVIGQACEFDYSGTQACRVLRAEGLQVSLVNSNPATIMTDPEFADHTYVEPITPAFVKRVIAQQAERGNRIDALLATLGGQTALNTAVALYESGVLERYGVELIGADFDAIQRGEDRQRFKDIVTKVGGESARSRVCFTMDEVRETVAELGLPVVVRPSFTMGGLGSGMAHSAEDVDRMAGAGLAASPSANVLIEESIYGWKEFELELMRDGHDNVVVVCSIENVDPMGVHTGDSVTVAPAMTLTDREYQRMRDLGIAILREVGVDTGGCNIQFAVNPRDGRLIVIEMNPRVSRSSALASKATGFPIAKIAAKLAIGYTLDEIVNDITMQTPACFEPTLDYIVVKAPRFAFEKFPGADPTLTTTMKSVGEAMSLGRNFVEALGKVMRSLETTRAGFWTAPDPDGGVEGALTRLQTPTEGRLYDIELALRLGATVERVSEASGVDPWFIAQINELVNLRNELVEAPVLDADLLRCAKHSGLSDRQIAALRPELAGENGVRSLRTRLGIHPVYKTVDTCAAEFEAKTPYHYSSYELDPAAETEVAPQTDKPKVLILGSGPNRIGQGIEFDYSCVHAATTLSQAGFETVMVNCNPETVSTDYDTADRLYFEPLTFEDVLEVYHAETRSAAGGPGVSGVIVQLGGQTPLGLAQRLADAGVPIVGTPPEAIDLAEDRGAFGDLLNAAGLPAPKYGTATTFAQARRIAEEIGYPVLVRPSYVLGGRGMEIVYDEQTLQGYITRATQLSPEHPVLVDRFLEDAVEIDVDALCDGAEVYLGGIMEHIEEAGIHSGDSACALPPVTLGRSDIEKVRAATEAIAHGIGVVGLLNVQYALKDDVLYVLEANPRASRTVPFVSKATAVPLAKACARIMLGASIAQLRAEGMLAACGDGANAGPHAPIAVKEAVLPFHRFRRADGAAIDSLLGPEMKSTGEVMGIDRDFGSAFAKSQTAAYGSLPAQGTVFVSVANRDKRSLVFPVKRLADLGFRVLATEGTAEMLRRNGIPCDEVRKHFEPAQPGRPAMSAVDAIRAGEVDMVINTPYGNSGPRIDGYEIRSAAVAGNIPCITTVQGASAAVQGIEAGIRGDIGVRSLQELHRVIGGAER
- a CDS encoding PH-like domain-containing protein; protein product: MNSGTLVGSLILAATVVLVIAVTIRLMMRGWRRRAQRQAPLIGALPDPPHDMGPATLTTRGLYVGCTLSPAWNERVTVGDLGYRSRAVLTRHPAGIMVERVHSQPIWIPQESITAIRTERGIAGKVVLGDGILAIRWQLPSGTEIDTGFRTDNRDEYAVWLEAV